One genomic segment of Paenibacillus sp. FSL H8-0332 includes these proteins:
- a CDS encoding phosphotransferase, which yields MEAQILQFLNNTYPVLLSSVEAVTNEMYRCHSGKGTFFARITNYKTYEEQLAEVNWTTYLFNRGVRVPEVVSTEQNSLISTLLLDEAEKFVVLFRAAAGIHLPRAKWDKTIFRTLGQQIGRMHQVSKEYQQSEAAQPIPHWYDNDEYDFLKYIPAEEPAIRDIAKDVLKQIRMLPKDEANYGLIHGDLWLNNTLVDSDSALTMIDFQDCERHYYAYDLAVPIYSALEYSFAGGQNLMDYKRAITKAITDGYKEEHPLSAEMSRQLPLFMRLKELFEYNLMHMYWNFEELSEEQVRILNLYRSKIEFMHT from the coding sequence ATGGAAGCACAAATATTGCAGTTTCTCAATAACACTTATCCTGTTCTACTCTCCAGTGTGGAGGCGGTCACCAACGAAATGTACCGTTGTCACTCGGGGAAGGGAACGTTTTTCGCCCGAATTACGAATTATAAGACCTATGAAGAACAATTAGCTGAAGTGAACTGGACTACTTATCTGTTCAACCGGGGCGTACGGGTGCCGGAGGTTGTATCTACTGAACAGAATTCGCTTATCAGCACCCTGCTGCTGGATGAAGCAGAGAAGTTCGTGGTCTTGTTCAGGGCGGCAGCCGGAATCCACCTGCCCCGGGCCAAATGGGACAAAACCATATTTAGAACCCTCGGACAGCAGATAGGCAGAATGCATCAGGTGAGCAAAGAGTATCAGCAGTCTGAAGCTGCCCAACCGATTCCACATTGGTATGATAACGATGAATATGATTTTCTCAAGTATATTCCTGCCGAAGAGCCGGCCATCCGGGACATTGCGAAGGATGTGCTCAAGCAGATTCGAATGCTGCCCAAAGATGAGGCGAACTACGGCTTAATCCACGGCGACCTGTGGCTGAACAATACCCTTGTAGACAGTGATTCTGCGCTGACGATGATTGATTTTCAGGATTGCGAGCGGCATTATTATGCCTACGATTTAGCTGTGCCCATCTATTCTGCACTGGAGTACTCGTTCGCGGGCGGACAGAACCTCATGGACTATAAGCGCGCGATTACTAAGGCAATCACTGACGGATATAAGGAAGAGCATCCCCTCTCCGCTGAGATGTCTAGACAATTGCCGCTGTTTATGAGACTGAAGGAGCTGTTTGAGTACAACCTGATGCACATGTATTGGAACTTCGAGGAGCTTAGCGAGGAGCAGGTGCGGATTCTGAATCTGTACAGAAGCAAGATTGAGTTCATGCATACGTGA
- a CDS encoding GNAT family N-acetyltransferase — protein sequence MEIRALHTGEQAPTELLLLADPSPKLVEDYVARGQCFVAEADQQVVGVYVLLPTRPETAELVNIAVDEEFQGQGIGKQLVNHAIQEAKRLGFKTLEIGTGNSSIGQLALYQKCGFRITGIDKDFFIRHYSEEIYENGMQVVDMIRLSQDL from the coding sequence ATGGAGATCAGAGCATTACATACGGGTGAACAAGCACCTACCGAATTGCTTTTATTGGCCGACCCTTCCCCGAAGCTGGTTGAGGACTATGTGGCAAGAGGGCAATGCTTCGTTGCTGAGGCGGATCAACAGGTGGTCGGTGTCTATGTGCTGCTGCCAACCCGGCCGGAGACCGCAGAGCTGGTGAATATCGCAGTGGATGAGGAGTTCCAGGGCCAGGGCATCGGTAAGCAGTTGGTGAATCATGCGATTCAGGAGGCTAAGCGGCTCGGATTCAAAACGCTGGAGATCGGCACAGGCAACTCTAGTATCGGCCAGCTTGCACTGTATCAGAAATGCGGCTTCCGGATCACAGGAATCGACAAGGACTTTTTCATTAGGCATTATAGTGAAGAAATCTATGAGAACGGGATGCAGGTGGTGGATATGATCCGCCTGTCACAGGATCTGTAA
- a CDS encoding DinB family protein, which yields MKTIMRMMDHLYWADGRILDALEASDTKDTELLKLVRHVAVAEQVWLSRLEGRGNVQYWLWEEAEDLPEIRRMFEANAKDYRNYIEKLEESGLDKMIDYASQNGVPFRTSVRDILLQVLLHGQYHRGQINRALRMESAEPAPVDYITFARL from the coding sequence ATGAAGACAATCATGCGCATGATGGACCATCTGTACTGGGCGGACGGAAGGATTTTGGATGCACTTGAAGCAAGTGACACGAAGGACACAGAGCTTCTGAAGCTGGTGCGGCATGTGGCGGTGGCGGAGCAAGTCTGGCTGTCGCGCTTGGAGGGTAGGGGCAACGTGCAATATTGGTTATGGGAGGAAGCGGAAGACCTGCCGGAGATCCGGCGAATGTTCGAAGCTAACGCTAAGGATTACCGCAACTATATCGAAAAGCTGGAGGAATCCGGGCTGGACAAGATGATTGATTATGCCAGCCAGAACGGAGTTCCGTTCCGAACATCCGTCCGGGACATCCTGCTGCAGGTGCTTTTACATGGGCAATATCACCGGGGACAGATCAACCGGGCCCTTCGGATGGAATCGGCAGAGCCTGCTCCCGTTGATTACATCACATTCGCAAGGCTTTAA
- a CDS encoding GrpB family protein: MKIRLSDYNPDWIRLYQQEAEFLTTIFTDEIVRFEHFGSTSVPGLKAKPVIDMMCIVKDIGKIDSYNDKMTLLGYDAGGEWGIPGRRLFRKGGEARTHHLHCYQADNPQIERHLVFRDYLRAHPEESARYSQFKQELADRFEDTSQYGPAKKAFVSTMEQQALSWFAEKK; this comes from the coding sequence ATGAAGATCCGACTTAGCGACTATAATCCAGACTGGATCAGACTTTATCAGCAGGAGGCTGAATTTTTAACTACTATTTTCACAGATGAAATCGTACGTTTCGAGCACTTTGGAAGCACCTCAGTACCAGGCCTGAAAGCCAAACCCGTGATTGATATGATGTGTATTGTAAAAGACATAGGCAAAATCGACTCGTACAACGATAAGATGACACTGCTCGGATATGATGCAGGTGGAGAATGGGGAATTCCCGGCAGAAGGCTATTCCGCAAGGGCGGTGAGGCGAGGACGCATCACCTTCATTGTTATCAGGCAGACAACCCTCAAATTGAACGGCATCTCGTGTTCAGAGATTATTTAAGAGCCCATCCGGAAGAATCGGCAAGATACAGTCAGTTCAAACAAGAATTAGCGGATCGCTTCGAGGATACCAGCCAGTACGGCCCAGCCAAAAAAGCATTTGTGAGCACTATGGAACAACAGGCACTGTCTTGGTTCGCAGAAAAGAAGTGA
- a CDS encoding GNAT family N-acetyltransferase, with protein sequence MQLQIVKEPGTNDTSYVTNKMIEFNLKHFPNELKGRYQAVNLLLKDSDGNIYGGLTGEICWNWLEVQYLFVDEDYRKFGYGKKLLLEAEKMAKVKKCDFIKLDTLSFQALDFYLKQGFEVFGTIHNAGSHTHYYLKKVISK encoded by the coding sequence ATGCAATTACAAATAGTGAAGGAGCCCGGCACAAACGATACATCTTATGTTACAAACAAAATGATTGAATTCAATCTCAAGCATTTCCCTAACGAATTGAAGGGCAGATATCAAGCCGTCAACCTTCTTTTGAAGGATAGCGATGGAAATATTTACGGCGGACTAACTGGTGAAATATGCTGGAACTGGTTAGAGGTACAATATCTATTCGTTGACGAGGACTACAGGAAATTCGGATATGGAAAGAAGCTGCTGCTCGAAGCCGAAAAAATGGCTAAAGTAAAAAAATGCGATTTCATTAAATTAGATACCCTAAGCTTTCAGGCATTGGACTTTTACTTAAAGCAAGGGTTCGAAGTGTTCGGAACGATACATAACGCCGGCAGCCATACTCATTATTATTTGAAGAAAGTGATCTCCAAGTAA
- a CDS encoding alpha/beta fold hydrolase, producing MIGRFIRVLEGSPRIVISIFHPAIGGEPVKGIDLYAPCQAEAAKLLTEMGVALDNLNIASVTTNGALAPKTEGFPVVLLSPGFGVERDMYLGVISKLVSKNYVVITISAPHESVFTVFPDGSYLKQAPEMAELASSDYTSWRRLLHNRVQSIHAVMDHLKMLTRSDTGLAGLFDLDKIAVMGHSLGGAATLEAAKQDHRIKAAVLLDPSFHLIRREDVQSSVPVLLLRQEASAYREMAASMNETIAYDYIDGQRYAFNALNNAHFYQVKGAQHMSFSDIPLHYNDHHAVPVHTVTAEAATAFMEAVFCKGEAGRNFALRPGETVVPINAEGEPVGT from the coding sequence ATGATTGGGAGATTCATAAGGGTTCTGGAAGGAAGTCCCAGAATCGTTATTAGTATTTTCCATCCAGCCATCGGGGGAGAACCGGTGAAGGGTATCGACTTGTATGCACCTTGCCAGGCTGAGGCAGCTAAGCTTTTGACAGAGATGGGCGTTGCTCTGGACAACCTGAATATTGCCAGTGTAACAACCAACGGGGCATTAGCTCCAAAAACAGAAGGGTTTCCCGTCGTCCTCCTCTCCCCTGGATTCGGTGTAGAACGCGATATGTATCTCGGAGTGATTTCCAAGTTAGTCTCCAAAAACTACGTGGTAATTACGATTAGCGCTCCGCATGAGTCTGTCTTCACCGTATTTCCAGACGGCAGCTATCTCAAGCAGGCACCGGAAATGGCGGAGCTGGCAAGCAGTGACTACACCAGTTGGCGCCGTCTGCTCCACAACCGGGTTCAATCTATACACGCAGTTATGGACCATCTTAAGATGCTTACCCGCTCCGATACCGGGCTTGCCGGGCTGTTCGATCTGGATAAGATTGCTGTCATGGGACATTCACTCGGAGGTGCCGCCACCCTGGAGGCCGCCAAGCAGGATCACCGGATCAAGGCGGCTGTCCTGCTCGATCCCAGTTTTCACCTTATACGCCGGGAAGACGTACAGTCTTCTGTTCCAGTTCTGCTGTTGCGGCAAGAAGCTTCAGCGTACCGGGAGATGGCAGCATCTATGAATGAGACCATTGCATACGATTATATTGATGGGCAGCGCTATGCCTTCAACGCTCTGAACAATGCCCATTTCTATCAGGTAAAAGGGGCTCAGCACATGTCTTTTTCCGACATTCCGCTCCATTACAATGATCATCACGCAGTTCCCGTTCATACGGTTACCGCAGAAGCTGCAACCGCATTCATGGAAGCGGTCTTTTGTAAGGGTGAGGCGGGCCGGAATTTCGCTTTACGGCCTGGAGAAACCGTCGTTCCTATCAACGCAGAGGGTGAACCTGTAGGAACTTAG